In Labilibaculum sp. DW002, one DNA window encodes the following:
- a CDS encoding UxaA family hydrolase: MKEKLIKISQKDNLLVALVDIAAGETVTYQNEEYLVKNGVQVKHKIAELDFNEGDVIVMYGLPVGKALKFIGKGEVITTDNIVHHTGGFSNTASEYTWTAPDVSEFENRTFKGYKRKDGKVGTANHWLVIPLVFCQNRNIKVLQEELESQLGYKHETSHKINLDVLKEASAKGASAEEILKMDVLNLNSEKQFSPFFPNVDGIRFLTHEGGCGGTREDAIVLSKLLAGYIANSNVAGATIIGLGCQNAEVKYIKGFLEEFGVLGKKPVHILEQQQSTSERDFIAEAIKLTYAGLMEANEYKREDTPLSELLIGLECGGSDGFSGISSNPLLGYVSDMIVTLGGGAILSEFPELNGVEQNIVDRCVNPEDAEKFSDLIKTYAKRAVEAGSGFEANPSPGNIKDGLITDAMKSAGAALKGGASPVVDVLDYTELVSKKGLSLLCTPGNDVESTTGLASSGANVILFSTGLGTPTGNPAVPVVKVSSNTMLADKMGDIIDFNAGTIVTGEHSIREKAIELLEQIIRVASGEELVKAEELRQFDFIPWKRGVSL; this comes from the coding sequence ATGAAAGAGAAGTTGATAAAAATTAGTCAGAAAGATAATTTACTGGTTGCTTTGGTAGATATTGCTGCAGGTGAAACCGTAACTTATCAGAATGAAGAATACCTGGTAAAAAATGGTGTTCAGGTGAAGCACAAAATTGCAGAACTAGATTTTAACGAAGGTGATGTAATTGTAATGTATGGTCTTCCGGTTGGTAAAGCACTCAAGTTTATTGGTAAAGGAGAGGTAATTACAACTGATAATATTGTGCATCACACAGGTGGATTTAGTAATACAGCATCAGAATATACTTGGACTGCGCCTGATGTAAGCGAGTTTGAAAATAGAACTTTTAAAGGATACAAACGCAAAGATGGCAAAGTAGGAACTGCAAACCATTGGTTAGTAATTCCATTGGTGTTTTGTCAGAATCGTAACATAAAAGTACTTCAGGAAGAATTGGAATCTCAATTAGGCTATAAGCATGAGACTTCTCACAAAATCAACCTAGATGTATTAAAAGAAGCATCTGCAAAAGGAGCTAGTGCTGAAGAAATTCTAAAAATGGATGTTTTGAACTTGAACAGTGAAAAACAATTTTCTCCATTTTTTCCAAATGTTGATGGCATTCGCTTCCTAACTCACGAAGGTGGATGCGGTGGCACAAGAGAAGATGCAATTGTGTTAAGCAAACTTTTAGCGGGTTATATCGCTAATTCGAATGTTGCTGGGGCAACAATTATCGGATTGGGTTGCCAGAATGCAGAAGTGAAATATATTAAGGGCTTTTTAGAAGAGTTTGGTGTGTTAGGAAAGAAGCCTGTTCATATTTTGGAACAACAACAAAGTACTTCGGAACGTGATTTTATCGCGGAAGCAATTAAGTTGACTTATGCTGGCTTAATGGAAGCAAACGAATACAAAAGAGAAGATACACCGCTTAGTGAATTGTTAATTGGCCTTGAATGTGGCGGATCTGATGGTTTTTCAGGTATTTCTTCAAATCCATTATTGGGTTATGTGAGCGATATGATCGTGACTTTAGGTGGAGGTGCAATTCTTTCTGAATTCCCGGAATTGAATGGAGTAGAGCAGAATATTGTTGACCGTTGTGTAAATCCAGAAGATGCCGAAAAGTTCTCAGATTTAATCAAAACTTACGCTAAGCGTGCTGTTGAAGCAGGTTCTGGCTTCGAAGCGAATCCTTCTCCAGGAAATATTAAAGATGGTTTGATTACAGATGCAATGAAATCTGCAGGAGCAGCTTTAAAAGGCGGTGCTTCTCCAGTTGTTGATGTGTTAGATTATACCGAATTGGTAAGCAAAAAAGGATTGAGTCTACTTTGCACACCAGGTAACGATGTTGAATCAACAACTGGTCTTGCATCATCAGGAGCAAATGTAATTTTGTTTAGTACAGGATTGGGTACGCCAACCGGTAACCCAGCTGTTCCCGTTGTTAAGGTTTCTAGTAATACTATGCTTGCCGATAAAATGGGTGATATCATCGATTTTAATGCCGGTACTATTGTAACAGGCGAACATTCTATTCGTGAAAAAGCAATTGAATTGTTAGAGCAAATTATTAGAGTCGCATCTGGTGAAGAATTGGTAAAAGCAGAAGAGCTTCGTCAGTTTGACTTCATTCCTTGGAAACGTGGAGTTTCTTTATAA
- a CDS encoding tagaturonate reductase, whose amino-acid sequence MKLNRTNNDVAIASLPTKVLQFGEGNFLRAFVDWMIDTMNKKQNFEAGIKVVQPIDRGMVDMLNDQDGLYTLYLRGIQNGEAKSEHTLIDAIQGGINPYTQNDEYMAQAEEDSLRFVISNTTEAGIAFDANDKLEDKPQNSYPGKLTALLYRRFTHFKGEAAKGLIIIPCELIDANADRLKEIVLKYAELWKLEADFVKWINEANYFCNTLVDRIVPGYPKDRMPEIKEELGYEDNLVVEGEFFHLWVIQAPEQVQKEFPAPAAGLNVIFTDDITPYKKRKVRILNGLHTILVPVAYLYGIDAVRQAVEDEVCGRFLKKALEEEIIPSLDMDKQELETFAADVLDRFRNPYIHHLLLSISLNSFSKFETRVLPTLLAYQEQNNEIPQRLSFALAAMLYFYRGKRNLEEIPVNDSQDVMDLMKTEWAAMKSELEFGSLVKNVLAYDKVWKRDLNEVPGLCEAVTESLQSIHEKGMNKAIESML is encoded by the coding sequence ATGAAATTAAATAGAACTAATAACGACGTTGCCATTGCTTCACTTCCAACTAAAGTGTTACAGTTTGGCGAAGGAAATTTTTTAAGAGCTTTTGTTGATTGGATGATTGATACCATGAACAAAAAGCAAAATTTTGAAGCTGGTATTAAAGTAGTTCAGCCTATCGATCGTGGTATGGTTGACATGTTGAATGATCAAGATGGATTGTACACACTTTATCTTCGTGGAATTCAAAATGGTGAAGCAAAAAGTGAACACACTCTTATTGATGCTATTCAGGGAGGTATTAATCCTTATACTCAGAATGATGAGTACATGGCTCAGGCCGAAGAGGACAGTCTTCGTTTTGTGATTTCGAATACAACAGAGGCAGGTATTGCTTTCGATGCAAATGACAAATTGGAAGACAAGCCTCAGAATTCTTATCCTGGAAAATTAACTGCTTTACTTTATCGTCGTTTTACTCATTTTAAAGGTGAAGCTGCTAAAGGTTTAATTATTATTCCATGTGAATTGATTGATGCCAATGCAGATCGATTGAAAGAAATCGTATTAAAATATGCTGAGCTTTGGAAGTTAGAAGCTGATTTTGTGAAGTGGATCAATGAAGCAAACTACTTCTGCAATACTTTGGTTGACCGTATTGTTCCTGGTTATCCAAAAGATAGAATGCCAGAAATTAAAGAAGAACTAGGATACGAAGATAACTTGGTTGTTGAAGGTGAATTTTTCCACTTATGGGTAATTCAAGCTCCAGAGCAAGTACAAAAAGAATTTCCAGCTCCAGCAGCGGGTTTAAATGTGATTTTTACTGATGATATTACTCCGTACAAAAAGCGTAAAGTGAGAATTTTGAACGGTTTGCATACCATTCTAGTTCCTGTAGCCTACTTATATGGAATTGATGCAGTAAGGCAAGCTGTTGAAGATGAGGTTTGTGGTCGTTTCCTTAAAAAAGCATTGGAAGAAGAAATCATTCCATCTTTAGATATGGATAAGCAAGAGTTAGAAACTTTTGCAGCTGACGTTTTAGATCGCTTTAGAAATCCTTACATCCACCATTTATTATTGTCAATTTCATTGAATTCATTCTCGAAATTCGAAACTCGTGTATTGCCTACTTTATTGGCTTATCAAGAGCAAAATAATGAAATTCCTCAGCGTTTAAGTTTTGCATTAGCAGCTATGTTGTACTTCTATCGTGGAAAACGTAACCTAGAAGAAATTCCAGTTAACGATTCTCAAGATGTGATGGACTTAATGAAAACAGAATGGGCTGCTATGAAGTCTGAATTAGAGTTTGGTTCTCTTGTGAAGAATGTTTTGGCATACGATAAAGTATGGAAAAGAGACTTGAATGAAGTTCCTGGATTGTGTGAAGCAGTTACAGAATCACTTCAGTCGATTCACGAAAAAGGTATGAATAAGGCAATTGAATCAATGTTGTAA
- a CDS encoding sugar kinase, whose amino-acid sequence MNKKVVCFGEIMLRLSTPGYERFSQVSEFKATYGGGEANVAVSLANYGLQPDFVTRLPKNDIARACEMDLKQYGVSTDNIVYGGDRLGIYFLETGAVTRGSKVVYDRANSAISEIESGMIDWDQVFEGATWFHWTGITPAISQGAADVCLEAIKKANEKGITVSCDLNFRKNLWKYGKTAGEVMPELVAGTDIILGNEEDAAMVLGIHPDGLDVTSGHVTAEAYLSVSEKIMKEYPRCKKVITTLRGSINANHNSWAGVLYDGKTLFKSNNTYQITHIVDRVGGGDSFMGGLIYGLLTYADDDQKALNFAVAASCLKHTIYGDYNQVTVEDVAKLMDGDASGRVAR is encoded by the coding sequence ATGAATAAGAAAGTAGTATGTTTTGGTGAGATAATGTTGCGTTTATCAACTCCCGGTTATGAGCGTTTTAGTCAAGTTTCTGAATTTAAAGCTACCTATGGTGGTGGAGAAGCTAATGTTGCTGTATCCTTGGCTAATTACGGTTTGCAACCTGATTTTGTAACTCGCTTGCCTAAAAATGATATTGCACGTGCTTGCGAAATGGATTTGAAGCAGTATGGTGTATCAACAGATAATATTGTTTACGGTGGAGATCGTTTGGGAATCTATTTTTTAGAAACCGGAGCAGTTACTCGTGGTAGTAAAGTTGTTTACGATAGAGCTAATTCGGCAATTTCTGAAATCGAATCAGGTATGATCGATTGGGATCAGGTATTCGAAGGTGCAACATGGTTTCACTGGACAGGTATTACGCCAGCTATTTCTCAAGGAGCTGCTGATGTTTGTTTAGAAGCAATTAAGAAAGCAAACGAAAAAGGAATTACTGTTTCTTGTGATTTGAATTTCCGTAAGAATCTTTGGAAGTATGGTAAAACAGCAGGAGAAGTTATGCCAGAATTAGTTGCAGGAACAGATATCATTTTGGGTAATGAAGAAGATGCTGCTATGGTTTTAGGAATCCATCCTGATGGTTTGGATGTAACTTCTGGACACGTAACTGCTGAGGCTTATCTTTCGGTTTCTGAGAAAATCATGAAGGAATACCCACGGTGCAAAAAAGTAATTACTACGCTACGTGGTTCTATCAATGCAAACCACAATTCATGGGCAGGTGTTCTTTATGATGGTAAAACTTTGTTCAAGTCAAATAATACCTACCAAATTACGCACATTGTTGATCGTGTTGGTGGTGGTGATTCATTTATGGGTGGGTTAATCTACGGATTATTAACCTATGCTGATGATGATCAAAAAGCCTTAAATTTTGCCGTTGCAGCATCTTGCTTAAAGCACACCATTTATGGCGATTACAATCAAGTTACTGTAGAGGACGTTGCTAAATTAATGGATGGTGATGCTTCAGGACGTGTAGCGCGATAA
- a CDS encoding family 16 glycosylhydrolase: MKLKLVTLLILVFAIGGSVFSQNLTIPPKNYVDSVNLEHAPARTNADYPLSDQSNSKDWKKLEKYSDEFNANQINETLWYPNNPGWKGRQPTYFHGSNVSLENGNVVFRVNKHGDEKLPEGFTHSTGFIKSKNKFLYGYFEAEVKLMDAPWVSGFWMTNVGKDWWTEIDICENAPGLSYNRHDLNSNIHVFKTPKDKGDIKKHFSRTKKFYFPEELQANFHTWGLEWTPEYIRFYIDGILFREAENTHWHQPLEVNFNCESNKWFGALPDDNRLDGEYKVNYFRVWEEK; this comes from the coding sequence ATGAAATTAAAATTAGTAACATTATTAATATTGGTATTCGCAATTGGAGGTTCTGTTTTTTCTCAGAATTTAACGATTCCGCCAAAGAACTATGTCGATTCGGTGAATTTAGAACATGCACCGGCAAGAACGAATGCAGACTACCCACTTTCCGATCAATCCAATTCTAAAGATTGGAAGAAATTGGAAAAATATTCAGACGAATTCAATGCAAATCAAATAAATGAAACACTTTGGTATCCTAATAATCCAGGTTGGAAAGGCAGACAACCAACTTATTTTCATGGATCGAATGTGAGTTTGGAAAATGGAAATGTAGTATTTCGTGTAAACAAACATGGAGATGAAAAACTTCCAGAAGGTTTTACCCATTCTACAGGTTTTATTAAAAGTAAAAATAAATTTCTGTATGGATATTTCGAGGCAGAAGTGAAATTGATGGATGCTCCTTGGGTTTCCGGGTTTTGGATGACTAATGTGGGTAAAGACTGGTGGACAGAGATAGACATTTGTGAAAATGCACCTGGCTTGTCATACAATCGTCACGATTTGAATTCTAATATTCATGTTTTTAAAACACCAAAAGACAAAGGAGATATTAAGAAGCATTTTTCGAGAACTAAGAAGTTTTATTTTCCTGAAGAATTGCAGGCCAATTTTCATACGTGGGGATTAGAATGGACACCTGAATACATTCGCTTTTATATTGATGGTATTTTATTTAGGGAAGCAGAAAATACACATTGGCATCAACCACTGGAAGTCAACTTTAATTGCGAATCGAATAAATGGTTTGGTGCATTGCCAGATGATAATAGATTAGATGGTGAATACAAGGTAAATTACTTTAGAGTTTGGGAAGAGAAGTAA
- a CDS encoding LacI family DNA-binding transcriptional regulator, with translation MERKKVTLQDIAKALNITPSAVSKALSDHPRMSQKTKDAVNKMAEELNYKPNQIAAALRSGQSKLIGVIVPAANISFFSSVIRGIEETVNKAGYSVILTQSDDSVKKEKDIINTLLATRVDGVIAALGLKTKKYQHFEKLKEENVPLVFFDRIIKDFGVSTVEVDDYKGAYNAVSHLIEQGCKRIAHLAGHSHMELYKNRLKGYKSALRDASLPVEKELIIQSDLHLEDGRNGMLQLLAMKDRPDAIFCSSDYTAVGALQIAREQNIIVPDEVMIFGFSNEPFTSYLDPGISSVDQSSIIMGHTAGELVLEHIKSTNSDFTAKNIVLNPTLIIRNSSKNF, from the coding sequence ATGGAAAGAAAAAAAGTAACTCTACAAGATATAGCAAAGGCTTTGAATATAACTCCTTCTGCAGTATCAAAAGCCTTAAGTGATCACCCTCGAATGAGTCAAAAGACGAAAGATGCGGTGAATAAGATGGCTGAAGAGTTAAATTACAAGCCTAATCAAATTGCCGCTGCTTTGCGAAGTGGGCAAAGTAAATTGATTGGTGTTATTGTTCCTGCAGCAAATATTTCTTTCTTCTCTTCTGTAATTCGCGGTATTGAAGAAACAGTAAACAAAGCTGGCTATAGTGTAATCCTTACACAATCCGATGATTCCGTAAAAAAAGAAAAGGATATTATTAATACTTTATTGGCAACTAGAGTTGATGGGGTAATTGCAGCTCTGGGGCTTAAAACTAAAAAGTATCAACATTTCGAAAAATTAAAAGAGGAGAATGTGCCTTTGGTATTTTTCGATAGAATTATTAAAGATTTTGGGGTAAGTACGGTTGAGGTTGATGATTACAAGGGAGCCTATAATGCGGTTAGTCATTTGATAGAGCAGGGATGTAAACGAATTGCTCATTTGGCTGGACATTCTCATATGGAACTATATAAGAATAGACTAAAGGGATACAAATCAGCCTTACGTGATGCTTCTTTGCCAGTTGAAAAAGAACTAATTATTCAAAGCGATTTGCATTTGGAAGATGGACGAAATGGAATGCTTCAATTGTTAGCAATGAAGGACAGACCAGATGCAATTTTTTGTTCGAGTGATTATACGGCTGTAGGGGCTTTACAAATTGCACGAGAACAGAATATTATTGTTCCAGATGAGGTTATGATTTTTGGTTTTAGTAACGAACCTTTTACTTCTTACTTAGATCCAGGAATTAGTTCTGTTGACCAGTCTAGTATTATCATGGGGCACACAGCAGGAGAATTGGTTCTTGAACATATAAAGTCCACAAATTCAGATTTTACAGCAAAAAATATCGTTCTAAACCCAACCTTGATTATTCGAAATTCATCGAAAAATTTTTAA
- a CDS encoding glycoside hydrolase family 97 protein: MKKLLYLLLFIFVVSCATNKKYASSLESPNEQNKFEFDLNESGQLFYTVNHGDLQFITKSALGFELKTKSLKQGFEILASETRSNDSEWTTVWGQSEKVRDHYNELTIHLKQSKTGLLLDVVARAYDDGVAFRYVFPKQNNLADFIIVDELTEFTFADDYKAWWNFADYDNYEKVYYNSPISAVGDSLNFERRPDKEERANMANTPTTIEVNDKLVISIHEADLTDYAGMNLLNTHNGVQLKAHLTPWKNCDLVRAKAPFQTPWRTIQISENAGGLVESDLIMNLNPPVAYENTDWIETYKYIGIWWELHIGKTAWAEKTQFGKPISHPHGATTENAKKHIDFAAKHGVPDVLIEGWDKGWDNMEGSWTGYGIFDWKTSTDDFDIKEVCRYGKEKGVRMMMYHETISDIDHYEPAMDELYQMCSDLGIKTVKMGYTGDVNYDYDTKTYKQHHHGQYMVRHYKKMVQTAAKYKLMIVNHEPIKFTGEQRTYPNLMAREGVRGQEYNAWSKGNSPEHGVVLPFTRILGGPIDYTPGIFKMFLPEKPWSKDTFRVRSTICKQLAYYLTMYSPMPMAADLPENYEGVPAFQFIKDVPTDWSNSKVLHAKIGDYYTVVRQERGTDNWYLGSITDENARVLSTDLSFLAKGKKYEATIYADGKGADWKTNPEVVEIKKMQVTSESKMDLVLAAGGGQAIQFKLIK; the protein is encoded by the coding sequence ATGAAGAAATTATTGTATTTATTGTTATTTATATTCGTAGTTAGTTGTGCTACCAATAAAAAATATGCTAGTTCTTTGGAATCACCAAACGAACAAAATAAGTTTGAGTTTGACTTGAATGAATCAGGCCAATTGTTCTATACAGTGAATCATGGCGATTTGCAATTCATAACTAAATCGGCATTAGGCTTCGAGTTAAAAACGAAATCTTTAAAGCAAGGGTTTGAAATTTTAGCTTCGGAGACGAGATCCAATGATAGTGAATGGACCACAGTATGGGGACAGAGCGAGAAGGTTCGTGATCATTATAATGAATTAACGATTCATTTGAAGCAATCGAAAACTGGATTGTTGCTTGATGTTGTGGCAAGAGCTTATGACGATGGTGTTGCATTTCGATATGTTTTTCCAAAACAAAATAACTTGGCTGATTTTATTATCGTGGATGAGTTAACGGAGTTTACTTTTGCAGATGATTACAAAGCTTGGTGGAATTTTGCTGATTACGACAACTACGAGAAAGTGTATTACAATTCTCCAATTAGTGCTGTTGGTGATTCATTAAATTTCGAAAGACGTCCAGATAAAGAGGAGAGAGCCAATATGGCCAATACTCCAACTACGATAGAGGTGAATGATAAATTGGTGATTAGTATTCATGAAGCCGATTTAACAGATTATGCAGGAATGAATTTGTTAAATACGCACAATGGAGTACAATTAAAAGCTCATTTAACACCATGGAAGAATTGTGATTTAGTGAGAGCAAAGGCACCTTTTCAAACTCCTTGGAGAACCATTCAGATTTCTGAAAATGCAGGAGGTTTGGTTGAATCAGATTTAATCATGAATTTGAATCCACCAGTGGCTTATGAGAATACCGATTGGATTGAAACCTATAAGTACATCGGTATCTGGTGGGAATTGCATATCGGGAAAACTGCCTGGGCTGAAAAAACACAATTTGGCAAACCAATTTCTCATCCGCATGGTGCAACTACCGAAAATGCAAAAAAACATATTGATTTTGCTGCTAAACATGGAGTTCCAGATGTTTTAATTGAAGGTTGGGATAAAGGTTGGGATAATATGGAAGGTTCTTGGACTGGATATGGAATATTTGACTGGAAAACCTCAACTGATGATTTTGACATAAAGGAAGTATGTCGATATGGTAAAGAAAAAGGTGTTCGCATGATGATGTATCATGAGACTATTTCTGATATCGATCATTACGAACCGGCAATGGATGAATTGTATCAAATGTGTAGTGATTTAGGTATTAAAACTGTGAAAATGGGGTACACGGGTGATGTAAATTACGATTACGACACCAAAACATACAAGCAACACCATCATGGGCAGTATATGGTTCGCCATTACAAAAAAATGGTACAAACAGCTGCTAAATATAAATTGATGATTGTAAATCATGAACCAATTAAATTTACCGGAGAACAACGTACTTATCCAAATTTAATGGCTCGTGAAGGTGTGCGTGGACAAGAATACAATGCATGGAGTAAAGGAAATTCGCCAGAACATGGTGTAGTACTTCCGTTTACAAGAATTCTTGGTGGTCCGATAGATTATACACCAGGGATTTTTAAGATGTTTCTTCCTGAGAAACCGTGGAGTAAAGATACTTTTCGTGTACGAAGTACAATTTGCAAGCAATTAGCCTACTATTTAACGATGTACAGCCCAATGCCCATGGCAGCAGATTTACCAGAAAACTACGAAGGAGTTCCTGCATTTCAGTTCATTAAGGATGTTCCTACCGACTGGAGCAACTCTAAGGTATTGCATGCGAAAATTGGTGATTACTATACTGTAGTTCGACAGGAAAGAGGAACCGACAACTGGTATTTGGGAAGTATTACCGATGAGAATGCCAGAGTGTTGAGCACTGATTTATCATTTCTTGCAAAAGGGAAAAAATACGAAGCCACAATTTATGCTGATGGCAAAGGCGCGGATTGGAAAACAAATCCGGAAGTTGTAGAAATTAAGAAGATGCAGGTGACCTCTGAAAGTAAAATGGATTTGGTTTTAGCAGCAGGAGGAGGTCAGGCAATACAGTTCAAGCTGATCAAATAA
- a CDS encoding bifunctional 4-hydroxy-2-oxoglutarate aldolase/2-dehydro-3-deoxy-phosphogluconate aldolase, which yields MARFSRIEVALKMKETGMIPVFFHKDIDICKDVVKACYDGGARLFEFVNRGDYAHQIFDELNKWAAKECPDMMLGVGSVIDAGTTSLYIQLGTNFVVSPILNAEMAKVCNRRKVAWSPGCGSLTEISYAEELGAEVVKIFPGAQVGGPEFVKAVKGPFPWSSIMPTGGVKPDEENLRAWFNAGVHCVGMGSQLMVKNTDGTFNYKAIEEATENAISIIKEIRNQ from the coding sequence ATGGCAAGATTTTCCAGAATAGAAGTTGCTTTGAAAATGAAAGAAACAGGAATGATTCCCGTTTTTTTCCATAAAGATATTGATATCTGCAAGGATGTCGTAAAAGCTTGTTACGATGGTGGCGCTCGTTTGTTCGAGTTTGTAAATCGAGGTGATTATGCACATCAAATCTTCGATGAATTAAATAAATGGGCAGCAAAAGAATGTCCTGATATGATGTTGGGAGTTGGATCTGTTATTGATGCGGGAACAACATCTTTATACATTCAATTGGGAACTAATTTTGTTGTTTCTCCAATTTTAAATGCTGAAATGGCTAAGGTCTGTAATAGACGAAAAGTAGCCTGGTCTCCGGGCTGTGGTTCACTTACTGAGATTTCCTATGCTGAAGAGCTGGGAGCTGAGGTTGTGAAAATATTCCCTGGAGCTCAGGTAGGAGGTCCAGAATTTGTAAAAGCAGTTAAAGGCCCATTTCCATGGTCATCTATTATGCCAACAGGAGGTGTAAAACCAGATGAAGAGAACTTAAGAGCATGGTTTAATGCCGGTGTTCACTGTGTGGGTATGGGCTCGCAATTGATGGTGAAAAATACAGATGGTACATTCAACTACAAAGCTATTGAAGAGGCAACAGAAAATGCGATTTCAATTATAAAAGAAATTAGAAATCAGTAA
- a CDS encoding carboxypeptidase-like regulatory domain-containing protein has protein sequence MKLKLGIIGLLVCLAFTNIQGQEAILTGKVITFKGYPVANATISASKSKQTTTTDSLGYYSISCRAKKDNIKVKVAGFVGQNFRYRGEKEHAVNLIYIHNESSYYKVIKNKIMTKENLDYCIENLLYENNNFDRMANIYQIIQFVHTTAKVETVNGTKQVFLTSRGPSSISSGQQALIVVDGIVTDDINSVSPKQVKSVEVLIGNEAAEYGVRAANGVVKINLKDN, from the coding sequence ATGAAACTAAAACTTGGTATAATAGGATTGTTAGTTTGTTTGGCATTTACAAATATTCAGGGACAAGAGGCAATATTAACAGGTAAGGTAATCACTTTTAAAGGATATCCCGTGGCTAACGCAACTATTAGCGCTTCAAAAAGTAAGCAAACTACCACAACTGATTCATTAGGATATTACAGCATATCATGTAGAGCTAAAAAGGATAATATTAAAGTTAAAGTTGCTGGCTTTGTTGGTCAAAACTTCCGCTACAGGGGCGAGAAAGAACATGCCGTGAATTTAATTTATATTCATAACGAAAGTTCTTATTACAAAGTTATTAAGAATAAAATAATGACTAAGGAAAATCTTGATTATTGTATTGAAAACTTGTTGTATGAAAATAACAATTTCGATAGAATGGCAAACATCTACCAAATCATTCAGTTTGTTCACACTACAGCAAAAGTTGAAACTGTAAATGGAACTAAACAAGTATTTCTTACCTCAAGAGGTCCTAGCTCTATAAGTTCAGGGCAACAGGCTTTAATTGTAGTGGATGGAATTGTAACTGATGACATTAACTCGGTTAGTCCAAAGCAGGTTAAATCTGTTGAAGTACTAATTGGGAATGAAGCTGCCGAATATGGAGTGAGAGCTGCCAATGGTGTTGTTAAAATAAACTTAAAAGATAATTAG